In Drosophila simulans strain w501 chromosome X, Prin_Dsim_3.1, whole genome shotgun sequence, one DNA window encodes the following:
- the LOC6725879 gene encoding uncharacterized protein LOC6725879, with protein MWLRPSPSHTNALQCLLLSLFLLLALLPSNVSARFCEGCTQGCCTQGCCPPYQGGPRPLPPSSDSHVLNLFFATHWFFWCVVVAIILAILCAYSLWKKRRTLCGWGFNEHHTQSEGDSAGSCYAPPQYSRCNSFHHPPPPYTEVTSKPDLYPLVFTCNSDSGNGKGNGSSSYLMVQYFRNYIVRPAAGGSLSAASTVDSLSSSFICNANEANTLVPPPYSRAASPELGLHHYVAHAHAHANANVNANAHGHGNGHLRSVEQAPPHQVPNVPLASVHYAMPRSASQLVETDAYQPRLMPAQTQAQHYATVALGSAPGGAALYSTRLHASHEEGVGVGVGVGVGYLQSQSDQHFRYMANSSSSLSDIFVNNSCVAGMLPDSGGAGSAFHGAESGSATQAASLNSLAMGGLGGSVTNAAGASGGSGTPVIYSNGCIQPNPLHSLENCCQPSAQVSGVSSLANIGTPGSPPQATSPTGEVREILDQIRQLQAGVSYEQLLLNGTGAKPRLQHTLSTPSNSQQVLQPILTTSASISGGTSGRSKKFFTSGSKTQPNKALYIPMAAIGGSGSGAQRCVLKSPVSSVVSGASFFVNRGRVARKGWITRSAPTTPGSALPPNRLGDDSPLLLNEHDEDAIDDDEDEEQEVDDRQRDHQETQRVHEDTDSETEAEARNHRRQHRHHRGHRGHRRGQLE; from the exons ATGTGGCTCCGTCCCTCTCCCTCGCACACAAACGCGCTGCAGTGTCTTCTGCTCTCCTTGTTCCTCCTTTTGGCGCTGCTGCCATCGAAC GTGTCTGCCAGATTTTGCGAGGGCTGCACTCAGGGCTGTTGCACCCAGGGCTGCTGTCCGCCGTACCAGGgcgggccacgcccccttccgcCCTCCTCGGACTCGCATGTTCTCAATCTGTTCTTCGCCACCCACTGGTTTTTCTG GTGCGTGGTTGTGGCCATCATCTTGGCCATCCTATGTGCCTACTCACTATGGAAGAAGCGGCGGACACTTTGCGGCTGGGGATTCAACGAGCACCACACCCAATCCGAGGGCGATTCCGCCGGTTCCTGCTATGCACCTCCACAATACAGTCGCTGCAACTCGTTTCACCATCCGCCGCCGCCATATACGGAG GTGACCTCCAAGCCGGATCTGTATCCACTTGTCTTCACCTGCAACAGCGATTCGGGCAATGGCAAGGGCAACGGAAGCTCCAGCTACCTGATGGTGCAGTACTTCCGGAACTACATCGTCCGTCCGGCTGCCGGGGGATCCCTGAGTGCGGCCAGCACCGTCGACTCCCTGAGCTCCAGCTTCATTTGCAATGCCAATGAGGCGAATACCCTGGTGCCACCACCATACTCCCGGGCAGCCAGTCCGGAGTTGGGACTGCATCATTATGTGGCCCATGCCCATGCGCATGCCAATGCTAATGTCAATGCAAATGCCCATGGACACGGGAATGGCCATTTGAGATCCGTGGAACAGGCGCCACCGCATCAGGTGCCAAATGTTCCGCTGGCATCTGTGCACTACGCCATGCCGAGATCGGCATCCCAGCTGGTGGAAACGGATGCCTATCAGCCGAGACTGATGCCCGCCCAGACGCAGGCCCAGCACTATGCCACCGTGGCACTGGGCAGTGCTCCAGGCGGAGCAGCGCTCTACAGCACGCGGCTGCATGCCTCCCACGAGgagggagtgggcgtgggcgtgggcgttgGTGTGGGCTACCTTCAGTCCCAGAGTGATCAGCACTTCCGGTACATGGCgaatagcagcagcagtctCAGCGACATCTTTGTGAACAACAGCTGTGTGGCAG GAATGCTACCCGATAGCGGAGGAGCTGGTAGTGCCTTCCATGGCGCGGAAAGTGGATCGGCCACACAGGCTGCCTCCCTGAATAGCCTGGCAATGGGCGGCTTGGGTGGATCGGTAACGAATGCCGCAGGCGCATCGGGAGGATCTGGCACACCGGTGATATACAGCAATGGCTGCATACAACCCAACCCGCTGCATAGTCTGGAGAACTGCTGCCAGCCATCGGCTCAGGTGTCCGGCGTGAGTAGTCTGGCCAACATTGGAACACCTGGCTCGCCGCCCCAGGCCACCAGTCCGACGGGCGAGGTGCGTGAGATTCTCGACCAGATCCGCCAGCTGCAGGCGGGCGTTAGCTACGAGCAGCTACTGTTGAACGGAACTGGCGCCAAGCCCCGGCTGCAGCACACGCTATCGACGCCCTCGAACTCCCAGCAGGTGTTGCAGCCCATCCTAaccacatccgcatccattTCCGGCGGCACCAGTGGGCGGAGTAAAAAGTTCTTCACCTCCGGCAGCAAAACGCAACCCAATAAGGCTCTGTACATACCCATGGCCGCCATCGGGGGTTCCGGATCGGGCGCACAGCGCTGTGTGCTCAAGAGTCCGGTGAGCAGTGTCGTCAGCGGTGCCAGCTTCTTTGTGAACCGTGGCCGAGTTGCCCGCAAGGGTTGGATCACCCGATCGGCACCCACAACGCCGGGCAGTGCCCTGCCCCCCAATCGCCTCGGGGACGATAGTCCGCTGCTGCTCAACGAGCACGATGAGGATGCCATTGACGATGATGAagacgaggagcaggaggtggaCGATCGCCAGCGGGATCACCAGGAGACCCAGCGGGTTCACGAGGATACCGACAGCGAAACGGAGGCGGAGGCGAGGAATCATCGTCGCCAGCATCGCCATCATCGTGGTCATCGTGGCCATCGGCGTGGACAACTTGAATAa
- the LOC6725878 gene encoding ribonuclease H2 subunit B, whose translation MGKKETRASKPKADPDAEVSVKMGKKETRASKPKVDPDAEGAAKMSKASALKKVFFMSQELLPKDADDGHLRLELFFHPGHGKEALFITHPDGRMMELVAFAEPRRSWFVDSEVCSNGRIYMTAPVDPTFLALHHLRKHCAQRAMSLDNIAVEEASTSRLLNEILDPGNLKCVTDVKSSGEQKFYKYNQERTLAWLALKTRQVAKILKEKQVHCGHSAQSQNFVRSEKLVAENVSNEMDYTRMACDFVGRYLDADLHGLLTSYLHIPSEIQAIVEEKAAAQKRKSVAGKNEGSDSKKIKLNDSDAAAKLKSSGLVDSDGDPNASITSPTAAPLKERTLTAKEKALAKGAKGTKSIASFFKAK comes from the exons ATGGGCAAGAAGGAAACGCGAGCGAGCAAACCAAAAGCTGATCCGGATGCGGAGGTATCTGTCAAAATGGGCAAGAAGGAAACGCGTGCGAGCAAACCAAAAGTTGATCCGGATGCGGAGGGAGCTGCCAAGATGTCCAAGGCCTCTGCGCTGAAGAAGGTGTTCTTCATGTCGCAGGAACTGCTGCCCAAAGATGCGGACGACGGGCACCTTCGGCTGGAGCTGTTTTTCCATCCGGGACATGGCAAGGAGGCACTGTTCATAACCCATCCCGATGGCAGAATGATGGAGCTGGTGGCGTTCGCGGAACCCCGTCGCAGTTGGTTCGTGGACAGCGAGGTCTGCTCCAATGGCAGAATCTACATGACCGCGCCCGTGGATCCCACGTTCCTGGCTCTTCATCACCTCCGAAAACATTGTGCGCAAA GAGCAATGTCGCTGGACAACATTGCCGTGGAGGAGGCCAGCACCAGTCGTCTGCTTAACGAGATCCTCGACCCAGGGAACCTTAAATGCGTGACAGATGTGAAGAGCTCCGGCGAACAGAAGTTCTACAAGTACAACCAAGAGCGCACATTGGCCTGGTTGGCTCTGAAGACGCGCCAGGTGGCGAAGATCCTGAAGGAGAAGCAAGTCCACTGCGGCCACAGTGCACAGTCGCAGAATTTCGTGCGAAGCGAGAAACTGGTTGCTGAGAACGTTAGCAACGAAATGGACTACACGCGCATGGCTTGCGATTTTGTGGGACGGTATTTGGATGCGGATCTGCACGGCCTGCTCACCAGTTACCTGCACATTCCCAGCGAGATTCAGGCGATTGTTGAGGAGAAAGCAGCTGCCCAAAAGCGCAAGTCGGTGGCGGGCAAGAACGAGGGCAGCGACTCCAAGAAGATCAAGCTAAATGACAGCGATGCTGCTGCCAAGTTAAAGTCCAGCGGTCTGGTAGACAGCGATGGCGATCCCAATGCCAGCATCACATCGCCCACAGCGGCGCCTCTGAAGGAGCGTACGCTGACCGCCAAGGAGAAGGCCTTGGCCAAAGGAGCCAAGGGCACTAAGAGCATCGCATCTTTTTTCAAAGCGAAGTAG